The DNA region GCAGCAAGCCACGTCCGCGCGCCGCCGTCTCCGCACTGTTCCTGATCGGCTACGGTGCCTTCCGCTTCATCGCCGAGTTCACCCGCGAACCCGATGACTTCCTTGGTCTGCTGGCCGCCAACCTGAGCATGGGACAATGGCTGAGCCTGCCGATGATCCTCGCCGGGCTGGCCCTCTGGGCCTGGTCGCGCAAGCAGCCGCAAGGCCACTGATTCACCATCACCTCGCAACATGGCCGGGCCTCTGCCCGGCCATGTTGTCATTTGCACGCCGCAACAACGTGCTCCAGCCGTTGATTGCCATCAAATCAAATCGATTTAGCACATACTGATATTCCCTGGCGCGTTACGCTTGCGGTCTGGATGCCGCGACAAGGTCACCCCTTGCCCGTGGCTCAGTGACACAGCGCGTGATCCGCCTGTGAACCGACAATACAAACAGGGAGTCAGGTATGAAAAAAACCCGCCTTTGCATGCAACTGACCATGCTGGCCTCGATGCTGGCAAGCCTTCCGGCCTTTGCCGTGCCGTCCGCACCGGACTATGTCGACGACAACGCCTATCTGGCCGCGGCGCGCAAACACATTCTGCCGCCAGATATCGCCTGGAACGGCAAGAGCGAACAATTCATCGCAGCCAAGAACGACCCCTATATCACCCCGATCGAAGCGTCCGATTTCCAGCACACCCCGACCTACACCGAAACGCTGGACTACCTGAAGAAACTGCAGGATGCCAAACCGGGCCTCATCAAGATGATGACCTACGGTGAAACCACCGATGCCGGCACCCCGTTCACCATGGTGATCGTCTCCAAGTCCGCCGACAAATCCGCCGCCGGCCTCAAGGCCTCGGGCAAACCGACCGTCTACGTCGAAGCCGAAATCCATCCGGGCGAAGCCAACGGCAAGGATGCCGGCCTGATGATGATTCGCGACATGACCGTCGGCAGCAGCCAGACCGCCCTGCTGGACAAGATCAACCTGATCTTCGTCCCGGTGGTCAACATCGACGGTGACCTGCGCAACGGCAAGTATGGACGCATCAACCAGAACGGCCCGAACAATACCGGCTGGCGTGTCAACTCGCGCAACCTGAACCTCAACCGCGACTTCGCCAAGCTCGACAGTCCGGAAATCCGCAACGTCGCCCGCATCCTCAACGAATACGACCCGGACTTCTTCATCGACACCCATTCCACCGATGGCGTGATCTACCAGTACGATGTCACCTACTGCAACAACGGCATGGGCTGGGCCAAGAACAGTACCACCTGGATGAACAGCGTCATGACCCCGCGCGTGTTCGCCGAGCTGAAAGACTATGGCCATCTGCCGAACGACTGCATCAGCATGAACGACAATGAGGATATGACCCAGGGGTACTATCCGTACTACAGCGACTATGCCCGCTTCTCCAACCAGTACGCCGATATCCGCGGCATTCCGGGCATCCTGGTCGAATTGCACGCCCTCAAGCCGTACCGCCAGCAAGTACTGGGCAACTACACCCTGTACAAGGCCATCTTCGAAGCCGTCGGCGACAACAAGGACAGCCTGGCCGCCGCGATTGCCAAAGACCGCGCTGTACGTGACAACCAGGTGGCGCTGACCTGGAAAGCCCCGGATGGCAAGCCGCAACTGGTCGACTTCAAGGGCGTGAAATACACCAAGGAATTGTCGCCGATCACCGGTGACAAGATCGTGCGCTGGACCAACAAGCCGCAGGATTACAAGATCCCTTACACCCCGCAGACCCAGCCGGACCTGATCGTACCGCGTCCCAAGGCCTATATCGTGCCGGCGCAATGGCATGAAGTGATCGACCGTCTCAAGGTCCATGGCATCCAGATGACCACCCTGAGCGCGCCGACGGCCTACGACGTGACGGTCTATCGCCTGGAAGACGTCAAGCTGGGCACCCCGTTCGAGCCCGACCGCGAGTCCGCCGACAAGATCCCGGGCTATGAAGGTCGCCTGCTGATCACCGGCAAACCGGTTCCGGAACACCGCAAGGTCACCTACCCGGCCGGCTCTGTGGTCATCGACCCGAACCAGCGTCTGGGCGTACTGGCCATGGACCTGCTCGAACCGGCCAGCCCGGACTCTTTCCTGAGCTGGGGCTTCTTCAATGCCAACCTGACCTCGGCCGAAGCGCCCGAAGCCTACGTCATGGAGCCGATGGCTCGTGCCATGCTGGCCGAAAGCCCGGCACTGCGTCAGGCCTTCGCAGAAAAGCTGAAGAAAGACAAAGCCTTTGCCAAGGATCGCAACGCGCGCCTGAACTGGTTCTACAACCAGACGCCGTTCGCCGACAGCAACCGCTATATGTACCCGGTCGGCAAGGTCGAGTGATATCGGTCTGCCTCTGAAAAAAAGCGGCCGGGCCATTGCCCGGCCGCTTTTTTTGCCGCAGCACCAGCCATACCGGGGGCAGGCCTCAACGCATTCGTCATGCAGCGATACCACAACTCAGCTACAATGATTCGGCAAGCCCCCCTCAAATGACAGGATGACCGATGATTGTTTCCGTCCTTGGCACCGCGGCCGGCAACGGCTCGCAAATCGCCACCTCCAGCTACCTGATCGATGTCAGCACCCTGATGGACTGCGGCAGCGGCGTGGAAACGCTGTCGACGGAAAGCCAACTGGCGGTGGAACGCGTACTACTGACCCACTCTCACCTGGATCATTGCAGCGGCCTGCCGGCACTGCTCGCCTGCCATGCTGCCCATGGCGGCAAAGGGCTGACCGTTCACAGCCAGCAGGAAACCATTGACGAGTTATTGAATGGCCTGATGGCCGAACCCGGCCATCAGGGCTATCTGCAGGCCCAAACCCCGCAAGGCGAGCCCCTGCTGCGCTTTGCCGCACTCGAAGTCGGCGATGCCATCCCGCTGGCAGACGGCATGGCCACCGCCCTGCCGGCCCAGCACAACATCGCCAGCATCGGCTGGGTCATTGAGGGCCCCTGGCGCGCCCTCGCCTATACCGGCGATTCGGCCCTGTGCCCGGCCTTCTGGCACTGGGCGGCCAATGTCCCGTCGCTGTCCGACATCATCTGTGAAGTCACCTACCCGAGCAGTGACCCGGAACGGGCCGCACAGGAGGGCCACATGACGCCGGCCACCCTGCTGCCCATGCTGGAGCTGATTCCGCCCAATGTGCAGATCTGGATCAGCCATCTGGACCCCTCGCTGCGCGAACAGGCTCTGGGTGAACTCAAGCGCCTGGCGCCGGCCGGTCTCAACATCGCCGAACTGCAGCACAGCAGCGTGATCGACCTCTAGTTCCCCGCCCCCTCCGCACCCGTCAAGACTCCCTGCGCGGGAGTCTTGTCGTTTCAGCCAGAGGCACCGGCCCGCCAGCGCTTGAGCAACAGCGCATTGCTGACCACCGACAGCGAACTGGCCGCCATGGCCGCCCCCGCCAGTGCCGGGCTGAGCAAGCCGCTGGCCGCCAGGGGAATACCCAGCACGTTATAGGCAAAAGCAAAAAACAGATTCTGCCGGATCTTGCCCAGCGTACGCTGCGACAGACTGACGGCATCGACCACATGCATCGGATCATTGTGCATCAGGGTCAGATCCGCAGCCTCGATGGCGACCTCCGACCCGCCCCCCATCGCCATGCCAACATCAGCCACCGCCAGTGCCGGCGCATCATTGACACCATCACCCAGCATGCCGACCCGCAAACCCTGCTCACGCCATTGCCGGATCAGGGTGGCCTTGTCCTCGGGCAACAGGCCGGCATGGACCTCGTCTATCCCGGCCTGAGCGGCGATATACCCGGCGGCAGC from Paludibacterium sp. B53371 includes:
- a CDS encoding M14 family metallopeptidase gives rise to the protein MKKTRLCMQLTMLASMLASLPAFAVPSAPDYVDDNAYLAAARKHILPPDIAWNGKSEQFIAAKNDPYITPIEASDFQHTPTYTETLDYLKKLQDAKPGLIKMMTYGETTDAGTPFTMVIVSKSADKSAAGLKASGKPTVYVEAEIHPGEANGKDAGLMMIRDMTVGSSQTALLDKINLIFVPVVNIDGDLRNGKYGRINQNGPNNTGWRVNSRNLNLNRDFAKLDSPEIRNVARILNEYDPDFFIDTHSTDGVIYQYDVTYCNNGMGWAKNSTTWMNSVMTPRVFAELKDYGHLPNDCISMNDNEDMTQGYYPYYSDYARFSNQYADIRGIPGILVELHALKPYRQQVLGNYTLYKAIFEAVGDNKDSLAAAIAKDRAVRDNQVALTWKAPDGKPQLVDFKGVKYTKELSPITGDKIVRWTNKPQDYKIPYTPQTQPDLIVPRPKAYIVPAQWHEVIDRLKVHGIQMTTLSAPTAYDVTVYRLEDVKLGTPFEPDRESADKIPGYEGRLLITGKPVPEHRKVTYPAGSVVIDPNQRLGVLAMDLLEPASPDSFLSWGFFNANLTSAEAPEAYVMEPMARAMLAESPALRQAFAEKLKKDKAFAKDRNARLNWFYNQTPFADSNRYMYPVGKVE
- a CDS encoding MBL fold metallo-hydrolase, yielding MIVSVLGTAAGNGSQIATSSYLIDVSTLMDCGSGVETLSTESQLAVERVLLTHSHLDHCSGLPALLACHAAHGGKGLTVHSQQETIDELLNGLMAEPGHQGYLQAQTPQGEPLLRFAALEVGDAIPLADGMATALPAQHNIASIGWVIEGPWRALAYTGDSALCPAFWHWAANVPSLSDIICEVTYPSSDPERAAQEGHMTPATLLPMLELIPPNVQIWISHLDPSLREQALGELKRLAPAGLNIAELQHSSVIDL